The sequence CAAGCACCGGCCCGCTGCACTTAATGGTAGCGCTCGGCGGCAAAGCCATAGGTCTCTATCCCCCGGTTGCCGATTGTCTTCCCTCGCGATGGGGACCCTACGGTCATCCGGAATGGGCGCTTATGCCTGATCTCCCGATTTGCTCAGAATGTAAACCCGGCTCCTGCGGCGGCTGTTTCTGCATGGAGCAAATCTCAGTTGAACGGGTGGCGGGCCTGGCGAAACATTTCCTTGAGGCTTGAACTACGATCTTCAGCGAACGGCAAGGCAACTGCAGCACGAGGGAGGCAGGGTGCTTGTTGTTCAGACGGCATTCCTCGGCGATGTCGTCCTTGCGACGTCGCTCTTTAAGGGACTTCGGCAACTGTTCCCGAAAGTTGAGGTTGCGTCACTAACGCTGCCTGAGACTGAACCGGTGGTGAAGGATTGGGTGGACCGCTCGTTCCTCATCGACAAGCGCACCGCAACAGATGCTGACTGGCAGAGATTGGCGAATGAGATAAAGTCTGCAAGATTCGACCTGGTCTTAACGCCGCATCGCTCTTATCGCACCGGACTGCTGCTCAAGAGATGTGGCATTCCTATCCGGATAGGGTTCAACCGGGGAGGTGGGGCTTTCTTTATGACTCATAGAGTGCAATACGATCGTTTTGCCTACGAAGGTGCACGCAACACGATGCTCCTGCAGGTGCTTGCCCCTGATTCAGCGTTTGACCCGCTGCCGGAGTTGCCATCCGATACGGCGGCGTTGGACTCTGCGAGACGCACCCTTGTCCGACTTGGTCTGACTGAAGGCGATTTTGTTGTGCTCGCGCCGGCTTCGGTGTGGACAACCAAAGCCTGGCCAACAGAATCCTATCGGGAGTTGGCGCAAGGTCTTAGGGATACTTATGGGATTCGCTCGGTCATCATCGGCGGCCCCGGCGACCGGGATTGCGGCGATGCAGTTGCGCTCGAACCGTCCCTCAACCTAACCGGCAGGTTGACACCCCTCGAAGCGGCGGAGGTCATTCGCAAATCGCGTTTGTTGGTCAGCGGCGATTCTGCACCGGCACATCTGGCAACGGCCGTCGGTGCCTGTCAGGTCGTCATCTATGGCTCGACGACACAGCGTTATGGATTCTTTCCGCCGACCGAACGGGCGAGAGCCCTGGGGATCGATTTATGGTGCCGGCCCTGCACCGACCAC comes from Calditrichota bacterium and encodes:
- a CDS encoding glycosyltransferase family 9 protein; translation: MNYDLQRTARQLQHEGGRVLVVQTAFLGDVVLATSLFKGLRQLFPKVEVASLTLPETEPVVKDWVDRSFLIDKRTATDADWQRLANEIKSARFDLVLTPHRSYRTGLLLKRCGIPIRIGFNRGGGAFFMTHRVQYDRFAYEGARNTMLLQVLAPDSAFDPLPELPSDTAALDSARRTLVRLGLTEGDFVVLAPASVWTTKAWPTESYRELAQGLRDTYGIRSVIIGGPGDRDCGDAVALEPSLNLTGRLTPLEAAEVIRKSRLLVSGDSAPAHLATAVGACQVVIYGSTTQRYGFFPPTERARALGIDLWCRPCTDHGRKRCPQWGHLHCLRRITPQDVIETTAHWLMSPHQVDFGKQP